The Trueperaceae bacterium genome contains a region encoding:
- a CDS encoding phosphodiester glycosidase family protein, with translation MPAAARLAARAALWAIALAVGAASAQEQLAAAQGPLYRLPGATATVDGDAVTIAYRGEELVYVAGLGWLTGAPFAAPVVSGSDVLVDGETLEALGVTTPRVEAVRTSGDAEVRIVLDVPDLDPAALAGFSGQGAIAEGQALELRLPPLVLPAAEPEELGGVEVSLAADPDGTSLRLTGPAFTYEYFALTAPTRVVVDVVPRRVLDQPEISRALAPGVDYRRFNYRTAGGGSVVHVVSIAPGSGQFRVVGESKVPRTVSQLADGALVALNAGYFDTATFEAIGYLLVDHGLLSLPSRGRASVAFGAGKPVIDRVKASVRLHTPRGVVEVGPVQDGVGVVSTPGALAGRPDMGVLVVKDGVVVENKVGPREVPDGDAYALVYPPTNRDIALLDTGDRVTIEARIDPPGFSSARWAVEAGPLLLKDGVPAYEPAVEGFPTGERILDGLTQQAAIGVRPDGTTLLVVAETMRARDLVGLFLALGASDAMRLDSGSSTTLVLDGDVVNRRTERRVVSAIVFLPEGR, from the coding sequence ATGCCGGCAGCAGCACGTCTCGCCGCACGCGCCGCGCTCTGGGCCATCGCCCTGGCCGTGGGCGCGGCCTCGGCGCAGGAGCAGCTCGCCGCGGCCCAGGGGCCGCTCTACCGCCTGCCCGGGGCCACGGCCACCGTCGACGGCGACGCCGTGACGATCGCGTACCGCGGCGAGGAGCTCGTCTACGTCGCGGGGCTGGGCTGGCTCACCGGCGCCCCGTTCGCGGCCCCGGTGGTGTCCGGCTCCGACGTGCTCGTCGACGGCGAGACGCTCGAGGCCCTCGGGGTCACGACCCCGCGCGTGGAGGCCGTGCGGACCTCGGGCGACGCCGAGGTGCGCATCGTCCTCGACGTGCCCGACCTCGACCCCGCCGCCCTCGCCGGCTTCTCCGGCCAGGGCGCGATCGCCGAGGGGCAGGCGCTGGAGCTGCGCCTGCCGCCGTTGGTCCTGCCCGCCGCGGAGCCGGAGGAGCTGGGCGGCGTGGAGGTGAGCCTCGCCGCCGACCCCGACGGCACGTCCCTGCGCCTCACCGGCCCGGCGTTCACCTACGAGTACTTCGCCCTGACCGCGCCGACCCGCGTCGTCGTGGACGTGGTCCCGCGGCGCGTCCTCGACCAGCCCGAGATCTCCCGGGCCCTGGCCCCCGGCGTCGACTACCGCCGCTTCAACTACCGCACGGCCGGCGGCGGCTCCGTCGTGCACGTCGTGAGCATCGCGCCGGGCAGCGGCCAGTTCCGCGTCGTGGGCGAGAGCAAGGTGCCGCGCACGGTCTCGCAGCTCGCCGACGGCGCGCTCGTGGCCCTCAACGCCGGCTACTTCGACACGGCGACGTTCGAGGCGATCGGCTACCTGCTGGTCGACCACGGCCTGCTGTCGCTGCCCAGCCGCGGGCGCGCCAGCGTGGCCTTCGGCGCGGGCAAGCCCGTCATCGACAGGGTCAAGGCCTCGGTGCGCCTCCACACCCCGCGCGGGGTCGTCGAGGTCGGCCCCGTGCAGGACGGCGTGGGCGTGGTGTCGACGCCGGGCGCGCTGGCCGGCCGGCCGGACATGGGCGTGCTCGTCGTCAAGGACGGCGTCGTCGTCGAGAACAAGGTCGGCCCCCGCGAGGTGCCCGACGGCGACGCCTACGCCCTCGTCTACCCGCCGACGAACCGCGACATCGCCCTCCTCGACACCGGCGACAGGGTGACGATCGAGGCCCGCATCGACCCGCCCGGCTTCAGCAGCGCGCGCTGGGCGGTCGAGGCCGGTCCGCTGCTCCTGAAGGACGGCGTGCCCGCTTACGAGCCGGCGGTCGAGGGCTTCCCCACGGGCGAGAGGATCCTCGACGGGCTCACCCAGCAGGCGGCGATCGGCGTGCGGCCGGACGGCACGACGCTGCTCGTCGTCGCCGAGACGATGCGGGCGCGCGACCTGGTGGGCCTGTTCCTGGCCCTCGGCGCCTCCGACGCCATGCGACTCGACAGCGGCAGCAGCACCACCCTCGTCCTCGACGGCGACGTCGTGAACCGCCGCACCGAACGGCGCGTCGTGAGCGCGATCGTCTTCCTGCCCGAGGGCCGCTGA
- a CDS encoding maltose ABC transporter substrate-binding protein, whose translation MKRLVLTLSAALAMAGAAYGQTLTVWTTFQDLSLDWLREQAASFSDGFGVDVEIVRFDVNELKQRALVGAPEGEAGDVFVGVPHEQLGEMIAVGIPLDMTAYATSAYVEDLSDQARLGFTVGGRLYGLPMSVEGPALVVNTDLVAEVPRTYDEMLAAAEALTTPDTFGFMFDDANFYFAYAWLRTFGGYVFGRDGSGSIDPGDVGLANEGAVAGAEALRELHFDRDLIPSDTDYEIANDLFADGALAMIYTGPWSIPEYRAAGLHVTVVPVPPLADGTPFSGFMEVHGAVVNGFSDLALEAANFAKWVTRSEAQVSLARLSGRIPVSLSALEQVRDDPIVSGFGAALLDAEPIPNVPEMGRVWQPMGSALAAILKNEDADVAATLSRAVDDILDR comes from the coding sequence TTGAAGAGGCTCGTTCTCACGCTCTCCGCCGCTCTGGCGATGGCCGGCGCGGCGTACGGCCAGACGCTGACGGTCTGGACGACTTTCCAAGACCTCTCCCTCGACTGGCTCAGGGAGCAGGCGGCATCCTTCAGCGATGGCTTCGGCGTGGACGTCGAGATCGTGCGCTTCGACGTCAACGAGCTCAAGCAGCGGGCGCTGGTGGGCGCGCCGGAGGGCGAGGCGGGCGACGTCTTCGTGGGCGTCCCTCACGAACAGCTCGGCGAGATGATCGCCGTGGGCATCCCGCTCGACATGACCGCCTACGCCACGTCCGCCTACGTGGAGGACCTCTCCGACCAGGCCAGGCTGGGCTTCACCGTGGGCGGGCGCCTCTACGGGCTGCCGATGTCGGTCGAGGGGCCCGCCCTGGTCGTCAACACCGACCTCGTCGCCGAGGTGCCGCGGACGTACGACGAGATGCTGGCCGCGGCGGAGGCGCTGACGACCCCAGACACCTTCGGCTTCATGTTCGACGACGCGAACTTCTACTTCGCCTACGCCTGGCTCAGGACCTTCGGGGGCTACGTCTTCGGCCGCGACGGCAGCGGCTCCATCGACCCCGGCGACGTGGGCCTGGCGAACGAGGGCGCCGTGGCCGGCGCCGAGGCGCTGCGCGAGCTGCACTTCGACAGGGACCTGATCCCCTCGGACACCGACTACGAGATCGCCAACGACCTCTTCGCCGACGGCGCGCTGGCGATGATCTACACGGGACCGTGGTCGATCCCCGAGTACCGCGCGGCCGGCCTGCACGTCACGGTGGTCCCCGTGCCCCCGCTCGCGGACGGCACGCCGTTCTCGGGCTTCATGGAGGTGCATGGCGCGGTGGTCAACGGCTTCAGCGACCTAGCGCTGGAGGCGGCGAACTTCGCCAAGTGGGTGACGCGCAGCGAGGCCCAGGTCTCCCTCGCCCGGCTCTCCGGCCGCATCCCGGTCTCGCTGTCCGCCCTCGAGCAGGTGCGCGACGACCCGATCGTCTCGGGCTTCGGCGCCGCCCTGCTCGACGCGGAGCCGATACCGAACGTGCCCGAGATGGGCCGCGTATGGCAGCCGATGGGCAGCGCGCTCGCCGCCATCCTGAAGAACGAGGACGCCGACGTCGCCGCCACGCTGAGCCGGGCCGTCGACGACATCCTCGACCGCTGA
- the cysS gene encoding cysteine--tRNA ligase — protein MALELYNTLTRQKEQFVPVVPGRVGMYMCGPTVYSEPHLGHARGPVVFDVLRRWLEHEGFVVRLVTNITDVGHLTDDEEGEDKLERRAKLERLEPMEVAEKYFWSYFDAMAAMNVRRPSIVPRASGHIGEQIELVQELLGAGHAYERGGNVYFDVSSYEPYGELSGRDPDELVEGARVEVRADKDDPRDFAVWKEAEPGHIMRWNSPWGPGFPGWHLECTVMSTKYLGDEFDIHGGGLDLVFPHHECELAQARAVGKPFARTWIHWNMITLQGEKMAKSKDHFVTLAQLFERYDPVAVRFHLLRSHYRSVSDFSDESLVSSAQGLKRLREAYAAAKEAVEAAGSDVEPDATAFLQFRSDFAAALNDDLNTPRAIAALFDAAREVRKGLDEGAGAAYAAGAAALFEELLDGVLGVPLASAADGGEARRALEGVVALLLEERQRARARRDFAAADRLRDRLAELGIAVEDGPEGSRWRLVSA, from the coding sequence ATGGCCCTCGAGCTCTACAACACCCTGACCAGGCAGAAGGAACAGTTCGTACCCGTCGTCCCCGGACGCGTCGGCATGTACATGTGCGGGCCGACCGTCTACTCCGAGCCGCACCTCGGACACGCGCGCGGCCCCGTGGTCTTCGACGTGCTCAGGCGCTGGCTCGAGCACGAGGGCTTCGTGGTCCGCCTCGTCACGAACATCACCGACGTCGGGCACCTCACCGACGACGAGGAGGGCGAGGACAAGCTCGAGAGGCGCGCGAAGCTCGAGCGCCTCGAGCCGATGGAGGTGGCCGAGAAGTACTTCTGGAGCTACTTCGACGCCATGGCCGCCATGAACGTGCGCCGTCCCAGCATCGTGCCGCGCGCGTCCGGGCACATCGGCGAGCAGATCGAGCTGGTCCAGGAGCTCCTCGGCGCCGGGCACGCCTACGAGCGCGGCGGCAACGTCTACTTCGACGTCTCCAGCTACGAGCCCTACGGCGAGCTCTCCGGCCGCGACCCCGACGAGCTGGTCGAGGGCGCGCGCGTCGAGGTGCGCGCCGACAAGGACGACCCTCGCGACTTCGCCGTGTGGAAGGAGGCGGAGCCGGGCCACATCATGCGCTGGAACAGCCCGTGGGGACCCGGCTTCCCCGGCTGGCACCTCGAGTGCACGGTCATGAGCACGAAGTACCTGGGCGACGAGTTCGACATCCACGGCGGCGGCCTCGACCTCGTCTTCCCCCACCACGAGTGCGAGCTGGCGCAGGCGCGGGCCGTGGGCAAGCCCTTCGCACGCACCTGGATCCACTGGAACATGATCACGCTGCAGGGCGAGAAGATGGCGAAGTCGAAGGACCACTTCGTCACGCTGGCCCAGCTCTTCGAGCGCTACGACCCCGTCGCCGTGCGCTTCCACCTCCTCAGGTCGCACTACCGCAGCGTCTCCGACTTCTCCGACGAGAGCCTCGTCTCCTCGGCTCAGGGCCTGAAGCGCCTGCGCGAGGCCTACGCGGCGGCCAAGGAGGCGGTCGAGGCCGCCGGGAGCGACGTCGAGCCCGACGCGACGGCGTTCCTGCAGTTCCGCTCCGACTTCGCCGCGGCGCTCAACGACGACCTCAACACGCCGCGCGCCATCGCGGCGCTGTTCGACGCGGCGCGCGAGGTGCGCAAGGGCCTCGACGAGGGCGCCGGCGCCGCCTACGCGGCCGGCGCCGCGGCGCTGTTCGAGGAGCTCCTCGACGGCGTGCTCGGCGTGCCCCTCGCCTCCGCCGCCGACGGCGGGGAGGCGCGCCGGGCGCTCGAGGGCGTGGTCGCGCTGCTCCTCGAGGAGCGCCAGCGCGCCAGGGCCAGGCGCGACTTCGCCGCCGCCGACAGGCTGCGCGACCGCCTCGCGGAGCTCGGCATCGCGGTCGAGGACGGCCCCGAGGGCAGCCGGTGGCGGCTGGTGAGCGCCTGA
- a CDS encoding YigZ family protein: MAGERVTVAREAEHEDVVDGSRFIARVRPVRSAAEAEELIASARRDHPDATHHCWAYKVGEAVRFSDDGEPGGTAGRPMLEVMLKRGLDGCAAVVIRYFGGRKLGAGGLVRAYGAAVARALDAAGVRTLTAYHRLRVRAPFASADAVLRELGPGATPGFDERGLVAEVAVPAAEAGAMTDRLAALTRGAAEVEFVGTEEGPSA; the protein is encoded by the coding sequence GTGGCCGGGGAGAGGGTCACCGTCGCGCGCGAGGCGGAGCACGAGGACGTCGTCGACGGCTCGCGCTTCATCGCGCGCGTGCGGCCGGTGCGCAGCGCCGCCGAGGCCGAGGAGCTGATCGCGTCGGCCCGGCGCGACCACCCCGACGCCACGCACCACTGCTGGGCCTACAAGGTCGGGGAGGCCGTCCGCTTCTCGGACGACGGCGAGCCGGGCGGCACCGCGGGCCGGCCGATGCTCGAGGTCATGCTCAAGCGCGGGCTGGACGGCTGCGCCGCGGTCGTGATCAGGTACTTCGGCGGCAGGAAGCTCGGCGCCGGCGGGCTGGTGAGGGCCTACGGCGCCGCCGTCGCGCGCGCCCTGGACGCGGCCGGCGTGCGCACGCTCACCGCCTACCACAGGCTGCGCGTGCGGGCGCCCTTCGCGAGCGCCGACGCCGTCCTGCGGGAGCTGGGCCCCGGCGCGACCCCCGGCTTCGACGAGCGCGGGCTCGTCGCCGAGGTCGCCGTGCCGGCGGCGGAGGCGGGCGCCATGACCGACAGGCTGGCCGCGCTCACCAGGGGAGCGGCCGAGGTCGAGTTCGTCGGCACCGAGGAGGGGCCGTCCGCGTGA
- the dprA gene encoding DNA-processing protein DprA gives MKLRRAARLLALLGLPGVGARAVWDEYGRARSVEGAWSAIAARRGAAPLLADALPACEAAVAAAVESGLEVLTFQDDGYPPLLKDALLPPPPVLFVRGSLPRQLLAPDLFGLASAGVVGTRKATADGLAEARYLGSALAAAGAVVVSGLALGIDGAAHRGALDARRADPRAAPTVAVLGGAHDRLHPKAHEALAEAIVAGGGAVVSEHPPGTHPQPHLFLHRNRVIAGLSRVLVVVEAGERSGALNTADHAARIGRDVLTVPARPTDRRRAGNLGLLRGGAKVLVDTSDLAAHVWSPESVAAALEAMAAGGRRARDGEGAAKPRSGVDPRDAAPPGPFPDAPSPRRAATGSDREDADAPAPPRPPGHGCLRVLAVLARDGDASFDGLLARLTRSGVRRRPTPAELAGCLVRLEVAGCLTKGDDGRYRATALAGRPAPRQG, from the coding sequence GTGAAGCTACGGCGCGCCGCGCGGCTGCTCGCGCTGCTGGGCCTGCCCGGCGTGGGAGCGCGGGCGGTGTGGGACGAGTACGGGAGGGCCCGCAGCGTCGAGGGGGCGTGGTCTGCGATCGCCGCGCGGCGAGGCGCGGCGCCGCTGCTGGCCGACGCGCTGCCGGCCTGCGAGGCGGCCGTAGCGGCGGCGGTGGAGAGCGGCCTGGAGGTGCTGACGTTCCAGGACGACGGCTACCCGCCCCTGCTGAAGGACGCGCTCCTGCCGCCCCCTCCCGTGCTGTTCGTGAGGGGCAGCCTCCCGCGGCAGCTCCTGGCGCCCGACCTGTTCGGCCTGGCCTCGGCCGGCGTGGTGGGCACCAGGAAGGCCACCGCCGACGGCCTCGCCGAGGCGCGCTACCTCGGCTCGGCCCTGGCCGCCGCCGGCGCCGTCGTCGTCTCGGGGCTGGCCCTCGGCATCGATGGGGCCGCGCACCGCGGCGCCCTCGATGCCCGCCGCGCGGACCCGCGGGCCGCGCCCACCGTGGCGGTCCTCGGCGGCGCCCACGACCGGCTGCACCCCAAGGCCCACGAGGCGCTCGCCGAGGCGATCGTGGCGGGCGGCGGGGCCGTCGTCAGCGAGCATCCGCCCGGCACGCACCCGCAGCCGCACCTCTTCCTCCACCGCAACAGGGTCATCGCGGGGCTGTCGCGGGTCCTCGTCGTCGTCGAGGCCGGCGAGCGCTCTGGGGCGCTAAACACCGCCGACCACGCCGCCAGGATCGGCAGGGACGTCCTCACGGTCCCGGCGCGCCCGACCGACAGGCGGCGCGCCGGCAACCTCGGCCTCCTCCGCGGCGGCGCGAAGGTGCTCGTCGACACCTCCGACCTGGCCGCGCACGTCTGGTCGCCGGAGAGCGTCGCGGCGGCCCTGGAGGCGATGGCCGCCGGCGGCAGGCGCGCCCGCGACGGGGAGGGCGCAGCGAAGCCTCGGTCCGGGGTGGACCCGCGCGACGCGGCACCGCCGGGCCCGTTCCCCGACGCGCCGAGCCCGCGCCGCGCGGCGACCGGTTCCGACCGCGAGGACGCGGACGCGCCGGCGCCGCCCCGGCCGCCCGGCCACGGGTGCCTGCGGGTCCTGGCCGTGCTCGCGCGCGACGGCGACGCCTCGTTCGACGGCCTGCTGGCGCGCCTCACGCGCTCGGGCGTGCGGCGGCGTCCGACCCCCGCCGAGCTGGCCGGCTGCCTCGTGCGGCTCGAGGTGGCTGGCTGCCTCACCAAGGGCGACGACGGTCGCTACCGCGCCACCGCCCTGGCCGGCCGCCCCGCGCCTCGGCAGGGGTGA
- the glpK gene encoding glycerol kinase GlpK: protein MSRHVLALDQGTTSSRAIVFDARGEVVSVAQQEFAQHYPQPGWVEHDPLDIWSSQVGVAAEALARAGLAPEDLAAVGIANQRETTLLWDRRTLEPVGNAIVWQDRRTAPEVERLRDGGVEPMVSRLTGLLLDPYFSATKVAWLLNGAPELRARAEAGEVAFGTVDAWLAAKLTGGAAHVTDVSNASRTLLFDIRELQWSDDLLEAFRVPRAVLPEVVPTSGVIAAVSVGPLAGVPLAALAGDQQAATFGQACFAPGQAKSTYGTGCFLVLNTGGEPRESRHRLLATVGWQRANGGRAAAGLPGARPAGAALRGADAATAGPVTYALEGSVFTAGAVVQWLRDGLGVIEGAAEVEGLAASVPDSGGVCFVPALTGLGAPHWDPYARGAIVGVTRGTTAAHVARAALEGVALQVADVIDAMRRDSGLPLTELRVDGGAARNDLLMQLQADLAGVTVVRPAVTETTALGAAFLAGLAVGVWGGEDEVASLWREERRFEPRLPETEREAMRSRWAEAVERAKGWDAGPAR from the coding sequence GTGAGCAGGCACGTCCTGGCGCTCGACCAGGGCACGACTAGCTCCCGGGCGATCGTCTTCGACGCCCGCGGCGAGGTCGTCTCGGTAGCCCAGCAGGAGTTCGCGCAGCACTACCCGCAGCCGGGCTGGGTGGAGCACGACCCCCTCGACATCTGGTCGAGCCAGGTCGGCGTCGCCGCCGAGGCGCTGGCGCGCGCGGGGCTCGCGCCCGAGGACCTCGCCGCCGTGGGCATCGCGAACCAGCGCGAGACCACGCTGCTGTGGGACAGGCGCACCCTCGAGCCCGTGGGCAACGCGATCGTCTGGCAGGACAGGCGCACGGCGCCGGAGGTCGAGAGGCTGCGCGACGGGGGCGTCGAGCCCATGGTCAGCCGCCTCACGGGCCTGCTCCTCGACCCCTACTTCTCCGCCACGAAGGTCGCCTGGCTGCTCAACGGCGCCCCCGAGCTGCGCGCCCGCGCCGAGGCCGGCGAGGTCGCCTTCGGCACGGTCGACGCCTGGCTGGCCGCCAAGCTCACCGGCGGTGCGGCCCACGTCACCGACGTCAGCAACGCCTCCCGGACGCTGCTCTTCGACATCCGCGAGCTCCAGTGGTCCGACGACCTGCTGGAGGCGTTCCGCGTGCCGCGCGCCGTGCTGCCTGAGGTCGTGCCGACCTCGGGCGTGATCGCCGCGGTGAGCGTCGGCCCGCTCGCTGGCGTGCCGCTGGCCGCGCTGGCCGGCGACCAGCAGGCCGCGACGTTCGGCCAGGCGTGCTTCGCGCCGGGCCAGGCGAAGAGCACCTACGGCACCGGCTGCTTCCTCGTGCTCAACACCGGCGGCGAGCCGCGGGAGTCGCGCCACCGCCTCCTCGCGACCGTCGGCTGGCAGCGCGCGAACGGCGGCCGCGCGGCCGCCGGCCTTCCCGGCGCACGCCCCGCCGGCGCCGCGCTCCGGGGTGCGGACGCCGCGACGGCAGGCCCCGTCACCTACGCGCTCGAGGGGAGCGTGTTCACGGCCGGCGCGGTCGTGCAGTGGCTCCGCGACGGCCTGGGCGTGATAGAGGGCGCCGCCGAGGTCGAGGGCCTCGCCGCCAGCGTGCCGGACTCGGGGGGCGTCTGCTTCGTGCCGGCCTTGACCGGGCTCGGCGCACCCCACTGGGACCCCTACGCCCGCGGGGCCATCGTCGGCGTCACCAGGGGCACGACGGCGGCGCACGTGGCGCGGGCGGCCCTCGAGGGCGTCGCGCTGCAGGTGGCCGACGTGATCGACGCCATGCGGCGCGACAGCGGCCTGCCGCTCACCGAGCTGAGGGTCGACGGCGGCGCCGCCCGCAACGACCTGCTCATGCAGCTCCAGGCCGACCTGGCCGGGGTGACCGTGGTGCGTCCCGCCGTGACCGAGACGACCGCACTCGGCGCCGCGTTCCTCGCCGGCCTGGCCGTGGGCGTGTGGGGCGGCGAGGACGAGGTCGCGTCCCTGTGGCGCGAGGAGAGGCGCTTCGAGCCGCGGCTGCCGGAGACGGAGCGCGAGGCGATGCGCTCGCGCTGGGCCGAGGCGGTGGAGAGGGCGAAGGGCTGGGACGCTGGCCCCGCGCGTTGA